One Panicum virgatum strain AP13 chromosome 9K, P.virgatum_v5, whole genome shotgun sequence genomic region harbors:
- the LOC120650872 gene encoding shugoshin-1-like: MEVEAPVLAPQPAVSPPAASPAKKALAAAPASALKTRAARRKTLCDITNLSRHEPPEVLDESACPAPAAAGAGGVEKLAQLVKENADLVNLIAERDEIIQLSGAEIQKLRLANWELARTNSQMMAELNLGRNRLKALQHELACSRAALKAKTSELEDVKKAMQRRIHTQRTQHLGPDKAAQTKDGDVVDPEPASEATRAGSIQRPGNASRKRMLRSRSLGPVASTKLALPKDKETSQRRKSMRMPQPSARSEDLFEIEDVQVAIGSCKIDPDTASGSERAGHQFLRRSSLGRPLRQARERVTSYKEMPLHVKLRRP, translated from the exons ATGGAGGTCGAGGCGCCCGTCCTCGCGCCCCAGCCAGCCGTATCGCCcccggcggcctcgccggccaagaaggcgctggcggcggctccTGCGTCCGCCCTGAAGACCAGGGCCGCGAGGAGGAAGACGCTCTGCGACATCACCAACCTGAGCAGGCACGAGCCGCCCGAGGTGCTGGATGAGTCGGCGTGCcctgcaccggcggcggccggcgcgggcggcgttGAGAAGCTCGCGCAGCTAGTCAAG GAGAACGCGGATCTCGTGAACCTCATCGCCGAGAGGGA CGAGATCATACAGTTGAGCGGGGCTGAGATTCAGAAGCTGCGGCTCGCCAACTGGGAGCTCGCGCGGACCAATTCCCAGATGATGGCG GAGCTTAATCTTGGAAGAAATAGG TTGAAAGCGTTGCAACACGAGCTCGCGTGCTCAAGAGCCGCCCTTAAAGCGAAAACATCTGAattggag GATGTAAAGAAGGCGATGCAGCGGCGTATACACACCCAAAGGACGCAGCATCTGGGGCCTGACAAAGCTGCGCAGACCAAGGATGGAGACGTCGTCGACCCAGAGCCTGCTTCCGAAGCAACGCGTGCCGGAAGCATTCAGAGGCCCGGGAACGCCAGCAGGAAACGGATGCTGAGATCTCGAT CTCTAGGACCTGTGGCTTCGACGAAACTGGCGCTGCCGAAGGATAAGGAGACCTCGCAGAGACG GAAGTCCATGAGGATGCCGCAGCCGAGCGCCCGCTCAGAGGACTTGTTCGAGATAGAGGACGTTCAGGTTGCTATTGGCAGTTGCAAGATCGATCCAGATACTGCTTCTGGCAGTGAGAGGGCCGGGCACCAGTTCCTGCGTAGATCGTCTCTAGGAAGGCCGCTCCGGCAGGCACGGGAACGAGTCACCTCCTACAAGGAGATGCCTCTCCATGTTAAGCTCAGGAGGCCCTAG
- the LOC120650873 gene encoding inosine triphosphate pyrophosphatase produces the protein MSAAARVLPKAVTFVTGNAKKLEEVRAILGSSVPFQSLKLDLPELQGEPEDISKEKARMAASQVKGPVLVEDTCLCFNALKGLPGPYIKWFLEKIGHEGLNNLLKAYEDKSAFAMCIFSLALGPGEEPITFVGKTAGKIVPARGPSDFGWDPVFQPDGFEQTYAEMPKSVKNEISHRGKALALVKEHFASANYTVQSDGKA, from the exons AtgtcggcggcggcacgggtgCTGCCGAAGGCGGTGACCTTCGTGACGGGCAACGCCAAGAAGCTGGAGGAGGTCCGCGCCATCCTCGGCTCCTCCGTCCCCTTCCAGTCGCTCAAGCTCGACC TGCCTGAACTGCAAGGGGAGCCAGAGGACATATCCAAAGAGAAAGCAAGAATGGCTGCATCTCAG GTGAAAGGCCCCGTACTGGTTGAGGACACATGCCTATGTTTCAATGCACTCAAAGGCTTACCAG GACCCTACAT AAAGTGGTTTCTTGAGAAGATTGGACATGAAG GTTTGAACAACCTTTTAAAAGCTTATGAAGATAAATCAGCATTTGCTATGTGCATCTTTTCTCTTGCTCTTGGACCAGGAGAGGAACCAATCACGTTTGTCGGGAAAACTGCG GGAAAAATAGTACCCGCTAGAGGGCCTAGTGATTTTGGATGGGACCCTGTATTCCAGCCAGATGGTTTTGAACAAAC CTATGCTGAGATGCCCAAGTCAGTGAAGAACGAAATATCTCACAGAGGGAAAGCTCTTGCTCTGGTGAAAGAACACTTTGCATCGGCCAACTATACAGTTCAGAGCGATGGCAAAGCTTGA
- the LOC120650875 gene encoding splicing factor 3B subunit 4-like has product MTTRIAPGVGANLLGQHSAERNQDATTYVGNLDPQVSEELLWELFVQAGPVVNVYVPKDRVTNLHQGYGFVEFRSEEDADYAIKILNMIKLYGKPIRVNKASQDKKSLDVGANLFIGNLDPDVDEKLLYDTFSAFGVIVTNPKIMRDPETGNSRGFGFVSYDSFESSDQAIEAMNNQHLCNRPITVSYAYKKDTKGERHGTPAERLLAANNPGSQRNRPHTMFASGPPTQGLANGGPPVPRPYGNGTVPGQIQHIRPPPPGPVGQFPPPMQMHGQPAWPAPPHSAPPPMAQQLQYRLPVRPPPPNMMPPPVGMVRPPPPPAGMSAPPMWMPPPPPPQQSGGMPPPPMSMPPPPPPPSG; this is encoded by the exons ATGACGACACGCATCGCGCCGGGCGTGGGCGCGAACCTGCTCGGGCAGCACTCGGCAGAGCGCAACCAGGACGCCACCACCTACGTCGGCAACCTCGACCCGCAG GTTTCTGAGGAGCTACTATGGGAATTGTTTGTCCAAGCGGGCCCTGTTG TTAACGTGTATGTCCCAAAAGACAGAGTTACAAATCTGCACCAGGGATATGGATTTGTAGAATTCAGAAGCGAGGAAGATGCAGATTAT GCCATTAAGATTTTGAACATGATCAAACTATACGGAAAGCCCATAAGAGTAAACAAG GCTTCCCAGGATAAGAAAAGCTTGGATGTTGGAGCAAATCTTTTTATTGGCAATCTTGATCCA GATGTTGATGAGAAGCTCCTCTACGATACCTTCAGTGCATTTGGAGTGATTGTCACTAATCCTAAG ATAATGCGAGACCCTGAAACTGGAAATTCTCGAGGTTTTGGCTTCGTGAGCTATGACTCCTTCGAGTCATCTGATCAAGCTATAGAG GCCATGAACAACCAACATTTATGCAACCGGCCAATCACTGTCTCTTATGCTTATAAGAAAGACACAAAGGGAGAGCGCCATGGTACACCAGCAG AGCGATTGCTGGCAGCAAACAACCCAGGATCTCAGAGGAATAGGCCACACACAATGTTTGCAAGTGGTCCACCAACCCAAGGACTGGCAAATGGCGGTCCACCAGTGCCACGGCCCTATGGCAATGGCACAGTTCCAGGACAGATTCAACACATTCGGCCACCGCCACCAGGACCTGTTGGACAATTCCCTCCTCCGATGCAGATGCACGGGCAGCCTGCTTGGCCTGCTCCTCCACACAGTGCGCCACCCCCCATGGCACAACAGCTCCAGTACAGGCTTCCAGTGAGGCCACCTCCACCAAACATGATGCCTCCTCCGGTTGGCATGGTaaggccgccgccacctcccgctGGTATGTCTGCACCGCCTATGTGGatgccacccccacccccaccacaACAAAGTGGTGGAATGCCCCCGCCCCCCATGtccatgccaccaccgccgcctccaccttctGGCTAA
- the LOC120650874 gene encoding probable pectate lyase 5 produces the protein MAGAPKSTGIALFPLLLLAAAAAASALPELNSSVPDPATVVADFHSKVASSRRRMQEAGGGGGGCMTGNPIDDCWRCAGTDWRQDRQRLADCGIGFGRNALGGKGGPLYVVTDSSDGDPVNPAPGTLRHAAIQEGPLWIVFAADMTIRLREELLVNSYKTIDGRGARVHIGAGGACITLQYVSNVIIHNVHVHDCVPAGDANVRSSPTHYGWRTRSDGDGISLFGARDVWVDHCALWRCADGLVDAIMGSTAITVSNSYFAHHDEVMLLGASDAYLPDSAMQVTIAFNRFGPGLVQRMPRCRRGYFHIVNNDYTSWEMYAIGGSASPTINSQGNRYIAPADPNAKEVTKRVDTAEGQWSGWNWRTEGDMMVNGAFFVPSGEGMEEIYDKASSTDPKSSALVDALTQNAGVLGDPRNDAAETGYAGVNYAGVGNGRGGGGGDGYGYLGMIYANGAGRGRRALSTLQLVSPVITLVALGCLRLL, from the exons ATGGCTGGAGCGCCCAAATCCACCGGCATTGCCCTCTTccccctgctgctgctcgcagcagccgccgccgcctcggcgctccCCGAGCTCAACTCCTCGGTCCCCGACCCCGCCACCGTCGTCGCCGACTTCCACAG CAAGGTGGCCTcgtcgcggcggcggatgcaggaggccggcggcggcggcggcgggtgcatGACGGGCAACCCCATCGACGACTGCTGGCGGTGCGCGGGCACGGACTGGCGCCAGGACCGGCAGCGCCTGGCGGACTGCGGCATCGGGTTCGGCCGCAACGCGCTGGGCGGCAAGGGTGGCCCGCTGTACGTGGTGACGGATTCCTCCGACGGCGACCCCGTGAACCCCGCCCCAGGCACGCTCCGCCACGCCGCCATCCAGGAGGGCCCCCTCTGGATCGTGTTCGCCGCCGACATGACCATCCGCCTGCGCGAGGAGCTCCTGGTGAACAGCTACAAGACCATCGACGGGCGTGGCGCGCGGGTGCACATCGGCGCCGGCGGTGCGTGCATCACGCTGCAGTACGTGTCGAACGTGATCATCCACAACGTGCACGTCCACGACTGCGTCCCGGCGGGGGACGCCAACGTGCGGTCGTCGCCGACGCACTACGGGTGGCGGACGCGGTCGGACGGCGATGGCATCTCGCTGTTCGGCGCGCGGGACGTGTGGGTGGACCACTGCGCGCTGTGGCGGTGCGCCGACGGGCTGGTGGACGCCATCATGGGCTCCACCGCCATCACCGTCTCCAACAGCTACTTCGCGCACCACGACGAGGTGATGCTGCTGGGCGCCAGCGACGCGTACCTGCCGGACTCGGCGATGCAGGTGACCATCGCCTTCAACCGCTTCGGCCCGGGGCTCGTGCAGCGGATGCCGCGCTGCCGGAGGGGCTACTTCCACATCGTCAACAACGACTACACGTCGTGGGAGATGTACGCCATCGGCGGCAGCGCCAGCCCCACCATCAACAGCCAGGGCAACCGCTACATCGCCCCCGCCGACCCGAACGCCAAGGAG GTGACGAAGCGGGTGGACACGGCGGAGGGGCAGTGGTCCGGGTGGAACTGGCGGACGGAGGGCGACATGATGGTTAACGGCGCCTTCTTCGTGCCCTCCGGCGAGGGCATGGAGGAGATCTACGACAAGGCGTCCAGCACCGACCCCAAGTCCTCGGCGCTCGTCGACGCGCTCACGCAGAACGCCGGCGTCCTCGGCGACCCCAG GAACGACGCCGCGGAGACCGGCTACGCGGGCGTCAACTACGCCGGAGTTGGGAacgggcgtggcggcggcggcggcgacgggtacGGCTACCTCGGGATGATCTACGCCAACGGCGCCGGTCGGGGACGCAGAGCGCTGTCGACGCTGCAGCTGGTTTCTCCGGTGATCACCCTCGTCGCGCTCGGATGCTTGCGCTTGTTGTGA